A single region of the Wenzhouxiangella sp. XN24 genome encodes:
- a CDS encoding L-threonylcarbamoyladenylate synthase: protein MTAIIAPVPVSPAAVAAAARLLREGGVVAIPTETVYGLGAVAMNPAAVSRVFAIKRRPANHPLIVHLHSSDALTDWAREIPESAWRLAGRFWPGPLTLVLPRRPEVPDEVTGGQDSVALRVPDQPVARELIAAAGALAAPSANRFGRVSPTTAAHVLAELGDEVDMILDAGPCRVGLESTILSLIDDQPALLRPGGVTVAELEAVLGRPVDPPPRDLRAPGRLASHYAPATPLELIAADGLRERFAGTVAGAAGPRIGVVAHSPDAIAAAEAAGAAVTAMPANAAEYGRLLYATLRRLDAVGHELILVEAPPATPDWLAVRDRLTRAASRSP, encoded by the coding sequence ATGACGGCCATCATTGCACCCGTGCCGGTATCGCCCGCAGCCGTCGCCGCAGCGGCGCGGCTGCTCCGCGAGGGCGGAGTGGTGGCGATCCCGACCGAGACCGTCTACGGACTGGGCGCCGTGGCGATGAATCCGGCGGCAGTGAGCCGGGTGTTCGCCATCAAGCGCCGGCCGGCGAACCATCCGCTCATCGTCCACCTGCACTCGTCCGACGCCCTGACGGACTGGGCGCGCGAGATCCCGGAGTCGGCATGGCGGCTGGCCGGGCGCTTCTGGCCCGGCCCGCTCACCCTGGTGCTGCCGCGCCGCCCGGAGGTGCCCGACGAGGTCACCGGCGGGCAGGACTCGGTGGCGCTGCGCGTGCCGGACCAGCCGGTGGCGCGTGAACTGATCGCTGCGGCGGGAGCGCTGGCGGCGCCGTCGGCCAACCGCTTCGGCCGCGTCTCCCCGACCACGGCGGCGCATGTGCTGGCCGAGCTAGGGGACGAGGTGGACATGATCCTTGACGCCGGTCCCTGCCGGGTCGGCCTCGAGTCCACCATCCTGAGCCTCATTGATGACCAGCCGGCTTTGCTGCGTCCCGGCGGCGTCACCGTGGCCGAGCTCGAGGCCGTGCTCGGGCGACCGGTCGACCCCCCGCCGCGGGACCTGCGCGCGCCCGGACGGCTCGCCTCGCATTACGCTCCGGCCACGCCGCTCGAACTCATCGCCGCGGACGGCCTCCGGGAGCGCTTTGCCGGGACAGTCGCGGGCGCTGCCGGCCCGCGCATCGGCGTCGTCGCGCACAGCCCCGACGCCATAGCCGCCGCCGAGGCCGCCGGCGCCGCGGTGACTGCGATGCCGGCGAATGCTGCGGAATACGGTCGCCTGCTGTACGCCACGCTGCGCCGGCTCGACGCAGTCGGCCACGAACTGATCCTGGTGGAGGCGCCGCCGGCGACGCCGGATTGGCTGGCGGTGCGGGATCGCCTCACGCGCGCTGCGAGCCGTTCGCCCTAA
- a CDS encoding SDR family NAD(P)-dependent oxidoreductase: protein MPGTRLANKVAIITGATGGIGEATARRFLQEGAGVMLVGRSAEKLAATAERLADFSATATFVADVTDEEAAAAAVAATIDRFGGVDILIANAGTEGRTAPIERQTVANFEECLRTNVIGVWLWMKHCVAPMQQRGGGSMIALSSIAGVVGPREMAPYNASKHAVNGLVKTAANELATTGIRVNAIGPGPIDNRMIRSLEEQILPDDPDGIRVMVMAGIAMNRYGTNEEVANLALFLASDESSYCTGGIHMIDGGLTAA, encoded by the coding sequence ATGCCAGGGACGCGACTCGCGAACAAAGTAGCAATCATCACCGGCGCGACCGGCGGCATCGGCGAAGCGACGGCCAGGCGGTTCCTGCAGGAGGGCGCCGGCGTCATGCTGGTGGGGCGCTCGGCTGAAAAGCTCGCGGCCACCGCAGAGCGGCTGGCTGATTTCAGCGCCACCGCGACATTCGTCGCCGACGTGACGGATGAAGAAGCTGCCGCGGCCGCCGTGGCTGCGACCATCGACCGCTTCGGCGGGGTGGATATTCTCATTGCAAACGCGGGCACCGAGGGACGGACCGCGCCGATCGAGCGACAGACCGTCGCGAACTTCGAGGAATGCCTGCGCACCAACGTGATCGGCGTGTGGTTGTGGATGAAGCACTGTGTCGCGCCGATGCAGCAACGGGGCGGCGGCTCCATGATCGCCCTGTCGTCAATCGCCGGCGTCGTCGGGCCGCGCGAGATGGCGCCCTACAACGCAAGCAAGCACGCGGTGAACGGCCTCGTGAAGACGGCGGCCAACGAGCTTGCGACGACGGGGATCCGCGTCAATGCGATCGGCCCGGGACCGATCGACAACCGCATGATCCGCTCTCTCGAGGAACAGATCCTTCCCGACGATCCAGACGGGATCCGGGTCATGGTCATGGCGGGTATCGCGATGAACCGCTACGGCACGAACGAAGAGGTTGCGAACCTGGCGTTGTTCCTCGCCAGCGACGAGTCCTCGTATTGCACGGGCGGCATCCACATGATCGACGGCGGGCTGACGGCGGCGTGA
- a CDS encoding NAD(P)H-dependent oxidoreductase: MPLKLQTIIASTRPGRIGPAVGRWFHSVAQAQGRFECSLVDLADFALPVYDEPQHPSRQDYKHEHTKAWSRSVAAADAYVFVTPEYNYSPPPSLVNALDYLYVEWNYKPCAFVSYGGVSGGLRSAQAARLMVSTLKMMPLPEGVMIQMPWQQLDEDKQFRAGPPHEASAMTLLPELAKWAQALKAMR; this comes from the coding sequence ATGCCCCTGAAGCTCCAGACCATCATCGCCAGCACCCGTCCGGGCCGCATCGGGCCCGCCGTCGGCAGGTGGTTCCATAGCGTCGCCCAGGCCCAGGGGCGGTTCGAATGCAGTCTCGTGGACCTGGCGGATTTCGCCCTCCCCGTTTACGACGAACCGCAACACCCGAGCAGGCAGGACTACAAACATGAACACACCAAGGCATGGTCGCGCAGCGTCGCGGCCGCGGACGCCTACGTGTTCGTCACGCCGGAGTACAATTACTCGCCGCCGCCCTCTCTGGTGAATGCGCTCGATTACCTTTACGTCGAATGGAATTACAAGCCTTGCGCATTCGTCAGCTACGGGGGGGTCTCGGGCGGCCTGCGCTCCGCCCAGGCGGCCCGACTGATGGTCAGCACGCTGAAGATGATGCCCCTCCCCGAGGGCGTGATGATCCAGATGCCATGGCAGCAGCTGGATGAAGACAAGCAGTTCAGGGCAGGGCCGCCGCACGAAGCCTCGGCGATGACCCTTCTGCCGGAACTCGCGAAATGGGCGCAGGCGCTGAAGGCGATGCGCTGA
- a CDS encoding DMT family transporter has product MPLSNEQRAMLFGLGAVLLWSTVATAFKLSLQYLSPVQLLAWASLVSLLTLGVLLVATGRFAEVLRGSRRDYLRSLALGLINPLCYYLVLFEAYDRLPAQEAQPLNYTWAFTLAILAVPLLGHRLTRADVLGGLVAYAGVWVIATRGEVFALEFANPVGVALALGSTVLWALYWVYSTRDRRDPLVALFCNFGLGLPFVLLVCALTDGLALPDWRGLVGAAWVGVFEMGLAFALWLSALRLTKSASRIGNLIFLSPFLSLFFIRAFVGETILPSTWVGLGLIVAGLLAQQMFRPRHNA; this is encoded by the coding sequence ATGCCACTCAGCAACGAACAGCGCGCGATGCTCTTCGGCCTCGGCGCGGTGCTGCTCTGGTCCACCGTCGCCACGGCGTTCAAGCTCTCGCTGCAGTACCTGTCGCCCGTGCAGTTGCTCGCCTGGGCGAGCCTGGTCTCTTTGCTTACGCTCGGCGTTTTGCTGGTCGCGACCGGCCGGTTCGCAGAGGTGCTGCGGGGCAGCCGGCGCGACTACCTGCGCTCGCTCGCGCTCGGGCTGATCAATCCGCTTTGTTACTACCTCGTGCTGTTCGAGGCCTACGACCGCCTGCCGGCCCAGGAGGCGCAGCCTTTGAATTACACCTGGGCGTTCACGCTGGCGATCCTGGCCGTGCCGCTGCTCGGGCATCGCCTGACTCGCGCCGACGTCCTCGGGGGGCTCGTGGCCTACGCGGGGGTCTGGGTGATCGCGACGCGCGGCGAGGTGTTCGCGCTCGAGTTCGCCAACCCGGTCGGGGTCGCCCTGGCGCTCGGCAGCACGGTGCTGTGGGCGCTTTACTGGGTTTACAGTACGCGCGACAGGCGTGATCCGCTGGTGGCGTTGTTCTGCAACTTCGGGCTCGGGCTGCCCTTCGTGTTACTGGTTTGCGCCTTGACCGACGGCCTGGCGCTGCCCGACTGGCGTGGGCTGGTCGGCGCCGCCTGGGTCGGCGTGTTCGAGATGGGGCTGGCGTTCGCCCTCTGGCTCAGCGCGCTGCGGCTCACGAAGAGCGCCTCGCGCATCGGCAACCTGATCTTCCTGTCGCCGTTCCTGTCGTTGTTTTTCATCCGCGCGTTCGTCGGAGAGACGATCCTGCCGTCGACCTGGGTCGGGCTCGGGCTCATCGTCGCCGGACTGCTCGCACAGCAGATGTTCCGGCCGCGTCACAACGCCTGA
- the katG gene encoding catalase/peroxidase HPI, with translation MAGPARADGPAKPHQFWWPQQLDLTPLRAHAPQSNPYGDDFDYAAAFQSLDLAAVKKDIEALMTTSQDWWPADYGHYGPFFIRMAWHSAGTYRTFDGRGGARGGQQRFEPLNSWPDNVNLDRARALLWPIKQKYGRSLSWADLMVLTGNVALESMGFKTYGFAGGREDDWEPDMVYWGPEKEFLADERYSGERDLERPLAAVQMGLIYVNPEGPNGNPDPLLAAHDIRETFARMAMNDEETVALIAGGHTFGKAHGAHKPADCMGPEPAAAGVEMVGLGWDNKCGAGNAADTITSGLEGAWSVNPIAWTTQYLDNLFAFEWVQTKSPAGAIQWIPADGQAANLVPDAHDPAKRHAPIMFTTDLSLKFDPAYREIAKRFHENPEEYERAFAKAWFKLTHRDMGPRARYLGAEVPAEDLLWQDPIPAVDYKPIDARDAKALKAEILSSGLTVPELVRTAWASASTFRGTDLRGGANGARVRLAPQKDWAANNPAELAKVVARLERIQEDFNGKQRRSGKQVSLADLIVLGGAAAIEQAARDAGHEVQVPFTPGRADATQAETDVASFAVLEPGADGFRNYFGEGNRRSPAELLVDRASLLTLTVPEMTVLVGGMRTLNANAGQAAHGVFTDKPGTLNNDFFVNLFDMSTRWSKASDAEGVYEGRNRASGELKWTATPVDLIFASNTELRAISEVYASNDAREKFVQDFVAAWVKVMNLDRFDIS, from the coding sequence CCCCAATCCAACCCCTACGGCGACGACTTCGACTATGCCGCGGCCTTCCAGAGCCTCGATCTTGCAGCCGTGAAGAAGGACATCGAGGCGTTGATGACCACCTCGCAGGACTGGTGGCCGGCTGATTATGGGCACTATGGCCCCTTCTTCATTCGCATGGCCTGGCACAGTGCCGGCACCTATCGCACCTTCGACGGTCGCGGCGGTGCCCGTGGCGGGCAGCAGCGCTTCGAGCCGCTCAACAGCTGGCCCGACAACGTCAACCTTGATCGTGCCCGCGCGCTGCTGTGGCCGATCAAGCAGAAATACGGCCGCAGCCTGTCATGGGCTGACCTGATGGTCCTGACCGGCAACGTCGCGCTCGAGTCGATGGGCTTCAAGACCTACGGTTTCGCCGGCGGCCGTGAAGACGACTGGGAGCCGGACATGGTCTATTGGGGTCCCGAGAAGGAGTTCCTCGCCGACGAACGCTATAGCGGCGAGCGTGACCTGGAACGGCCGCTCGCGGCGGTGCAGATGGGTCTGATCTATGTGAATCCTGAAGGGCCGAACGGCAATCCCGATCCGCTGCTGGCTGCCCATGACATCCGCGAGACCTTTGCTCGCATGGCCATGAACGACGAAGAGACCGTGGCATTGATCGCGGGCGGTCACACGTTCGGCAAGGCGCACGGCGCGCACAAGCCGGCTGACTGCATGGGCCCCGAGCCGGCTGCCGCCGGCGTCGAAATGGTCGGTCTCGGCTGGGACAACAAGTGCGGCGCCGGTAACGCCGCCGACACCATCACCAGCGGGCTGGAAGGCGCCTGGTCGGTGAACCCGATTGCGTGGACCACCCAGTACCTCGATAACCTGTTCGCCTTCGAGTGGGTGCAGACCAAGAGCCCCGCCGGCGCGATCCAGTGGATCCCCGCCGACGGCCAGGCCGCCAACCTGGTGCCGGACGCCCATGATCCGGCGAAGCGCCACGCGCCGATCATGTTCACCACCGACCTGTCGCTGAAGTTCGACCCGGCCTACCGCGAAATCGCCAAGCGCTTCCACGAGAACCCGGAAGAGTACGAGCGCGCTTTCGCGAAGGCCTGGTTCAAGCTGACTCATCGCGACATGGGGCCGCGCGCGCGCTACCTCGGCGCCGAGGTCCCTGCTGAAGACCTGCTCTGGCAGGACCCGATCCCGGCGGTTGACTACAAGCCGATCGACGCGCGCGACGCCAAGGCGCTGAAGGCCGAGATTCTCAGTTCCGGCCTGACCGTTCCGGAACTGGTGCGGACGGCTTGGGCCTCGGCCTCGACCTTCCGCGGTACCGACCTGCGTGGCGGAGCCAACGGTGCGCGCGTCCGGCTTGCGCCGCAAAAGGACTGGGCGGCCAATAATCCGGCTGAACTGGCCAAAGTGGTTGCGCGTCTTGAGCGCATCCAGGAGGACTTCAACGGCAAGCAGCGTCGCAGCGGCAAGCAGGTGTCACTCGCCGACCTGATCGTGCTGGGCGGCGCCGCCGCAATCGAGCAGGCCGCCCGGGACGCAGGCCATGAAGTTCAGGTCCCCTTCACGCCAGGCCGCGCCGACGCTACCCAGGCGGAGACCGACGTGGCGTCATTCGCGGTGCTCGAGCCAGGTGCGGATGGTTTCCGCAACTACTTTGGTGAGGGTAACCGCCGCTCGCCGGCGGAGTTGCTGGTCGACCGCGCCAGCCTGCTGACCTTGACCGTGCCGGAAATGACGGTGCTGGTGGGCGGGATGCGTACATTGAACGCCAATGCGGGCCAGGCGGCGCACGGCGTGTTCACCGACAAGCCCGGCACGCTCAACAACGACTTCTTCGTCAACCTGTTCGACATGTCGACCCGCTGGTCGAAGGCGTCGGACGCCGAGGGCGTGTACGAAGGTCGGAATCGTGCCAGCGGTGAGCTGAAGTGGACGGCCACCCCGGTCGACCTGATCTTCGCCTCGAACACAGAGCTGCGCGCCATTTCCGAGGTCTATGCATCCAACGACGCGCGCGAGAAGTTCGTGCAGGATTTCGTCGCGGCCTGGGTCAAGGTGATGAACCTCGACCGGTTCGATATCAGCTGA